One region of Candidatus Binataceae bacterium genomic DNA includes:
- a CDS encoding kelch repeat-containing protein yields the protein MVGSTVEAVNVNPANGTNSGSPIGTATTNASGGYTITIAPPPTGPVRIEVAGGTFVSEQDGTTITTPTPLTVLLPSLPAGTVSVDLNPLTLFIDLVTIADIGQGMPFSTALNTATAKVEAIYGLVSNPNTLTPNYTASGVGTDAGNLGLILGALINEDQLLCPSAPGGLALSLATDLTDGVFDGKAFGAPVSYCGSGTLSAIAGTSSFQDALAGLYGLQLTTRGFVFGGPNNVLTLNGVTPLQTSTGVANINSSIIKATTVTNTIAAGPTLGTGQDRAGATATLLQNGMVLVAGGSSTSSGIRADAVLYNPASNTFSTLTSHLSTSREFATATLLPNGKVLIAGGLDGPGDSPVTQTTDIFDPTTDTFIQGPTMSSAREHAAAVALSNGTVLIAGGDSGSGANALSSTDIYNPSTNTFSSGPAMNHARTQLMATTLYTGDALFAGGESDGTSDNTAEAYSLKNNTFSNPIAMANGGREDGTATLLPSGNVLIAGGFTVTPDSSPQSLKSTELFLAVSNVFQSPRAVSMNAARDDMTATLTPSDTVLIAGGDQATAAASLSSTELYFANSDTFAPVANTVSLSVGRVSATATLLQNGQVLIAGGFNGTSTSASSGTTNTTDLYTP from the coding sequence ATGGTGGGATCGACAGTCGAAGCGGTCAACGTGAACCCGGCCAACGGAACCAACAGCGGATCACCCATCGGAACGGCGACCACGAACGCTTCCGGAGGCTACACCATCACGATAGCTCCGCCCCCTACGGGCCCGGTGAGGATCGAGGTCGCGGGGGGCACGTTCGTGAGCGAGCAAGATGGCACGACTATTACTACTCCCACTCCACTGACCGTACTGCTGCCGTCGCTACCCGCAGGAACCGTGAGCGTGGACCTCAATCCGCTGACCCTGTTCATCGATCTGGTAACGATAGCCGACATTGGGCAGGGCATGCCCTTTAGCACCGCTCTCAACACTGCGACTGCAAAGGTTGAGGCCATCTACGGCTTGGTCAGCAATCCCAACACGCTGACGCCGAACTATACCGCCTCCGGGGTCGGAACTGATGCGGGCAACCTGGGACTGATCCTGGGTGCGCTCATCAACGAAGATCAGCTGTTATGCCCGAGCGCTCCGGGCGGTTTGGCGCTGTCGCTCGCGACGGATCTGACCGACGGGGTCTTTGATGGCAAGGCGTTCGGCGCTCCAGTTTCGTATTGCGGCAGCGGGACGCTATCCGCGATCGCCGGGACGTCGAGCTTCCAGGACGCGCTGGCCGGGCTTTACGGGTTGCAACTAACCACCCGGGGGTTTGTCTTCGGGGGTCCCAACAACGTGCTTACGCTCAACGGGGTTACCCCGTTGCAGACGAGCACGGGCGTCGCGAACATCAATTCGAGCATCATCAAGGCCACCACGGTCACCAACACGATCGCCGCGGGACCCACGCTGGGAACTGGCCAGGACCGGGCAGGAGCGACCGCGACGCTGCTTCAGAATGGCATGGTCCTGGTCGCCGGTGGCAGCAGCACGAGCTCGGGAATTCGCGCCGACGCGGTACTTTACAATCCCGCTAGTAACACGTTTTCGACACTCACGAGCCACTTGTCCACGTCCCGTGAGTTTGCTACCGCGACGCTCCTGCCCAACGGCAAGGTTCTGATAGCAGGTGGGCTGGACGGGCCTGGAGATAGTCCAGTCACGCAGACGACAGACATTTTTGATCCGACCACCGACACCTTTATCCAAGGACCGACCATGTCCAGCGCACGGGAGCATGCAGCTGCGGTCGCGCTAAGCAACGGCACGGTGTTGATCGCGGGGGGTGACTCGGGCAGCGGCGCCAACGCGCTAAGCAGCACCGACATCTACAATCCCTCCACCAACACCTTCAGTAGCGGGCCTGCGATGAATCATGCGCGGACTCAATTGATGGCTACCACTCTTTACACTGGAGATGCCCTGTTCGCAGGTGGCGAGTCTGACGGCACTTCCGATAATACAGCTGAAGCCTACAGTTTGAAGAACAACACCTTCTCGAATCCCATTGCGATGGCCAACGGCGGGCGCGAGGATGGAACCGCAACTCTGTTACCCAGCGGGAACGTACTAATTGCCGGAGGGTTCACCGTCACACCTGATAGCAGCCCGCAGTCGCTGAAGAGCACCGAGTTGTTCCTTGCTGTGAGCAATGTGTTTCAGTCTCCACGCGCGGTTTCTATGAATGCGGCACGGGATGACATGACGGCGACGCTTACGCCCAGCGATACAGTGCTGATAGCGGGTGGCGATCAAGCCACTGCTGCGGCAAGTCTGAGTAGTACTGAACTGTACTTTGCGAACAGCGACACTTTCGCACCAGTCGCAAATACTGTGTCGCTGTCGGTTGGCCGGGTGTCGGCGACCGCTACGCTCCTTCAAAATGGTCAAGTCCTTATCGCGGGAGGTTTCAACGGCACTTCCACAAGCGCATCCTCGGGCACCACGAATACAACCGACCTGTACACGCCGTAG
- a CDS encoding aspartate-semialdehyde dehydrogenase has protein sequence MASGQRIAVVGATGAVGQTTLKLLYERNFPVRDLRAFASARSAGKKVSFAGESIAVEALTAASFKGIDLALFSAGTEQAREFAPLAVKAGALVVDKSNAFRMDPDVPLVVPEINGEAARTHKGIVSCPNCTTIVTVMPLKPLHDAGRLKRVVATSFQAVSGAGVNGVAELRKQVLAWAKGEAIEPEFFQHQIAFNLIPHIDKFLESGYTGEEIKLVNEVRKILNAPDLLVAPTTVRVPVFTAHSISINAETETKVGANQARELFSRFPGLRVVDDPALKRYPMPIFAEGQDDCLVGRIREDISNPNALNLWVSGDQLRKGAALNGIQIAELLTR, from the coding sequence ATGGCAAGCGGACAAAGAATTGCGGTGGTGGGGGCGACCGGTGCGGTCGGCCAGACCACCCTCAAGCTCTTGTATGAACGCAACTTTCCAGTTCGCGATCTGCGCGCATTCGCCTCCGCACGATCCGCCGGAAAGAAGGTTTCATTCGCGGGCGAATCGATCGCGGTCGAAGCGCTTACCGCGGCTTCGTTCAAGGGAATCGACCTCGCCCTGTTCTCTGCCGGCACCGAGCAAGCGCGCGAGTTCGCCCCGCTCGCGGTCAAGGCCGGCGCGCTGGTAGTCGACAAGTCGAACGCCTTCAGGATGGATCCCGATGTCCCGCTGGTGGTGCCGGAAATCAACGGCGAGGCGGCCAGAACTCACAAAGGAATCGTCTCCTGCCCGAATTGCACAACCATTGTGACCGTGATGCCGCTGAAACCGCTCCACGACGCGGGGCGCCTCAAGCGGGTTGTTGCCACCAGCTTTCAGGCGGTATCGGGAGCGGGGGTCAACGGCGTCGCGGAACTTCGCAAACAGGTCCTCGCCTGGGCGAAGGGCGAAGCGATCGAGCCGGAGTTCTTTCAACATCAAATCGCCTTCAACCTCATTCCGCACATCGACAAATTCCTTGAGAGCGGCTACACCGGCGAGGAAATAAAGCTGGTCAACGAAGTGCGCAAGATCCTGAACGCTCCCGATCTTCTGGTCGCGCCGACTACCGTGCGAGTGCCAGTCTTCACGGCGCACTCGATCTCGATCAACGCCGAGACCGAAACGAAGGTTGGCGCGAACCAGGCGCGTGAGCTGTTCAGTCGCTTCCCCGGGTTGCGGGTGGTCGACGACCCGGCGCTCAAACGCTACCCGATGCCGATCTTCGCCGAGGGCCAGGATGATTGCCTCGTCGGGCGCATCCGCGAAGACATCAGCAATCCTAATGCGTTGAACTTGTGGGTCAGCGGCGATCAGCTCCGCAAGGGAGCCGCGCTAAACGGCATCCAGATAGCCGAGCTACTCACCCGCTAG
- the thpR gene encoding RNA 2',3'-cyclic phosphodiesterase has product MTRFEQSFASLPAKVRTFLAIRVGDEVEAAIYRFIEELRAPNDGVAWARRDKLHVTLKFLGAAIDSARLVPLAEAVAAVGNAAAVFQVRTRGIGAFPNLRRPRVLWTGLESQALICLASQIEEAAAHLGFKRAERPWAPHLTIARIRDARRVRSLLGRLQAANQSEFGESRVGEIALYRSHLSSNGSTYERLASFPLSGSE; this is encoded by the coding sequence GTGACCCGATTTGAGCAGAGCTTCGCTTCGCTCCCGGCCAAGGTCCGAACCTTTCTCGCGATTCGGGTCGGTGATGAAGTCGAAGCGGCGATCTATCGCTTTATCGAGGAGTTGCGCGCACCCAACGACGGCGTCGCCTGGGCGCGACGCGACAAATTGCATGTGACGTTGAAATTTCTCGGGGCTGCGATTGATTCTGCAAGGCTTGTTCCGCTGGCCGAAGCCGTCGCAGCTGTCGGCAACGCTGCAGCCGTGTTTCAAGTTCGTACCCGCGGCATCGGCGCCTTTCCGAACTTGCGCCGCCCACGCGTGTTGTGGACGGGGCTTGAGTCGCAGGCGCTGATTTGCCTCGCGAGCCAAATCGAAGAGGCCGCGGCGCACCTGGGCTTCAAGCGTGCGGAGCGGCCCTGGGCGCCGCATTTGACCATCGCGCGCATCCGCGACGCGCGCAGGGTCAGAAGCCTGCTTGGGCGATTGCAGGCGGCAAACCAGAGCGAGTTTGGAGAGTCGAGGGTCGGCGAGATTGCCCTGTATCGTAGCCACCTGTCATCGAACGGTTCCACGTACGAACGGCTCGCGAGCTTTCCCCTGAGCGGGAGCGAATGA
- a CDS encoding 2-hydroxychromene-2-carboxylate isomerase, which translates to MGKKLEFFYDCSSPWTYLAFSKIEDVARRHNGNLLWRPFLVGGVFNTVNPSVYESRANPVKLKARYYSKDLQDWARFYGLKIGNPSVFPVNSVKAMRGAFVAEEHGKISPYSRRVFESYWGADRDISQDEVLRDIVREVGLDEKEYFTKIASADYKTRLRTNTEQLIERGGFGSPSIFVDGVMFFGNDRLPLVEWELDK; encoded by the coding sequence GTGGGAAAGAAACTGGAATTCTTCTACGATTGCTCGAGCCCCTGGACCTATCTGGCCTTTAGCAAGATCGAAGACGTGGCGCGTCGCCACAACGGCAACCTGCTGTGGAGGCCGTTCCTGGTCGGCGGGGTCTTCAACACGGTCAATCCCAGCGTGTACGAAAGCCGCGCCAACCCGGTAAAACTCAAGGCACGCTACTATTCGAAGGATCTGCAGGACTGGGCGCGCTTCTACGGACTCAAGATCGGCAATCCGTCGGTCTTTCCGGTGAACTCGGTCAAAGCCATGCGCGGCGCGTTCGTCGCCGAAGAGCATGGAAAGATCTCGCCCTACTCGCGGCGGGTTTTTGAAAGCTATTGGGGCGCCGATCGCGACATCAGTCAGGACGAAGTATTGCGCGACATCGTGCGCGAGGTCGGTCTCGACGAAAAGGAATACTTCACGAAGATTGCCTCCGCCGATTACAAGACCAGACTGCGCACCAATACCGAGCAGTTGATCGAGCGCGGTGGTTTCGGCTCACCCTCGATTTTCGTGGACGGCGTGATGTTTTTCGGCAACGACCGCCTGCCCCTGGTCGAGTGGGAGCTGGACAAATAG
- a CDS encoding DUF3108 domain-containing protein, giving the protein MHKARKIKVLVLFVWLTAAVVVGALRSGAADYSGTPENRPIAWYGKMRRREPAAAPTPLTLPADLKVPSYTPGFFPFHDGERLVYEASWLGIPAARGWFELHRNKKDPSLWNVEAWIETNKVVDLLFHMRDYMRERVAVDSLKAQDIYQVQRENQRANEYTITFDDKSNLVVSTKKNHNGTEIREFISSDPFGPISGAMMALSQDLAPGRRLLFDVFSGTNRYVFDFNVESRERVVVPVGSYDALKVSPGIVYLSDGKLRRQARETTLWISADKGHLPLRVEAATYVGTIRADLVQIDGPPPVQEE; this is encoded by the coding sequence GTGCACAAAGCACGCAAAATCAAGGTTCTCGTACTATTCGTTTGGCTGACCGCAGCGGTGGTGGTGGGGGCACTTCGCTCTGGCGCGGCCGACTACTCGGGTACACCCGAAAATCGCCCAATTGCTTGGTATGGAAAAATGCGTCGGCGCGAGCCTGCGGCCGCACCGACCCCGCTCACGCTGCCCGCCGATCTGAAAGTGCCCAGCTACACTCCCGGCTTTTTCCCGTTTCACGATGGCGAGCGGCTGGTCTATGAAGCCTCGTGGCTGGGAATTCCGGCGGCGCGTGGATGGTTTGAGCTGCACCGCAACAAGAAGGACCCTTCGCTGTGGAATGTCGAGGCCTGGATCGAGACCAACAAGGTCGTCGACCTGCTGTTCCACATGCGCGATTATATGCGCGAACGGGTGGCGGTCGACTCACTCAAGGCGCAAGACATCTATCAGGTTCAGCGAGAGAACCAACGTGCCAATGAGTACACCATCACCTTCGATGACAAGAGCAATCTGGTTGTCTCGACCAAAAAAAACCACAACGGAACCGAGATCCGTGAATTCATTTCCAGCGATCCGTTTGGGCCTATTTCTGGTGCCATGATGGCGCTTAGTCAGGACCTCGCTCCCGGCCGCCGGCTTCTGTTCGATGTGTTCTCCGGCACCAATCGTTACGTTTTCGACTTCAACGTGGAGAGCAGGGAACGGGTGGTGGTACCGGTTGGTTCCTACGATGCGCTCAAGGTCTCACCGGGCATCGTTTACCTGAGCGACGGGAAGCTTCGCAGGCAGGCCCGCGAAACCACCCTCTGGATTAGCGCCGACAAGGGGCATCTGCCCCTGCGCGTAGAAGCCGCGACCTATGTCGGCACGATCCGCGCCGACCTGGTGCAAATCGACGGGCCGCCGCCGGTACAGGAGGAATAG
- a CDS encoding HEAT repeat domain-containing protein has translation MSKSRFIFAAAAICAIAVALPATSRAQSGESYGGQGLGSALANSPMMHQGQVKAGIDDITSRADKESTFKIVKDVKLGLKDADPNVRVQELNKLRDVQDPDADRLLIEYLADPDIRVKMKDLDLLGYRETNSAVEPISQMLFLRSTEPAVRLHAVAALGRIGDAQGALPIMQYLQEETDDQGRGTAVFALGEIGNDKATPVLIKLTDDDPSPMVRRLSKEALQKIDGELPRQNAESEVAQRKPGGGVTPTDQKLAKLRQVDQQIQNMSR, from the coding sequence ATGTCGAAGAGCCGGTTTATTTTCGCCGCGGCGGCAATCTGTGCAATCGCCGTGGCGCTGCCCGCTACGTCGCGTGCGCAATCGGGTGAGAGTTACGGTGGTCAGGGACTGGGTAGCGCGCTCGCCAACAGCCCGATGATGCACCAGGGACAAGTCAAGGCGGGCATCGACGACATTACCTCGCGCGCCGACAAGGAATCTACTTTCAAGATTGTCAAAGATGTGAAGCTAGGCTTGAAAGATGCCGACCCAAACGTGCGCGTCCAGGAACTTAACAAGTTGCGCGACGTCCAGGATCCTGATGCCGATCGGCTTTTGATCGAATACCTTGCCGACCCCGACATTCGTGTGAAGATGAAAGACCTCGACCTGCTCGGTTATCGTGAGACCAATTCGGCGGTCGAGCCAATCTCGCAGATGCTCTTCTTACGTTCCACCGAACCTGCGGTGCGCTTGCACGCGGTCGCTGCACTGGGCCGAATCGGCGATGCGCAGGGCGCCCTTCCGATCATGCAGTACCTGCAGGAGGAGACCGACGATCAGGGTCGGGGAACCGCGGTCTTCGCGCTTGGCGAAATCGGCAACGACAAGGCGACGCCCGTTCTGATCAAGTTGACCGACGACGATCCGAGCCCGATGGTGCGCCGGCTGTCTAAGGAAGCGCTGCAGAAGATCGACGGAGAGCTGCCGAGGCAGAATGCCGAATCCGAGGTTGCGCAGAGGAAGCCCGGCGGCGGCGTCACGCCCACTGACCAGAAGCTGGCGAAACTCCGCCAAGTCGATCAGCAGATCCAGAACATGTCTCGGTAG
- a CDS encoding D-aminoacylase produces the protein MEYELIVRGGTVVDGSGAPRFQADIGINAGRIAEVIADKESKRVNALREIDARGLVVAPGFIDLHSHSDWVAPIPEHAAILKPFLMQGVTTFVGGNCGFSVAPVRSQARHMLDESGQMLSEGKFAWNWQELSEFGTHLKRQGMALNMAQLAGHGSIRLCVMGADAGEPSPEQLREMQAMLERAMADGAVGLSTGLGYFPGMIAKPKELAAMARVVGAAGGVLTSHLRAYSTRSLFFESEVPHNLLAVREMVEVAREARVPLQISHLIFVGRRTWPTATDTLADIERAASDGVDVAFDTFPYTCGNTTIRVIFPAWSQPRLEELLDRTDGWTQLRNGFQPLRAFIAEGVQLMWAVKPELAHLEGKFFGEIADVLKLDPVEAYLTIARESGTRARVLNHLYSGDDQGNEEALRAAMSHRLNAFEMDTILTSRGHHNPASFGTYPRILGYYVRELGLLSLEDAIYKMTGMAAQRMHLKERGLVRKGFAADLCIFNPATIGCAADSRVPDQHPLGIHYVLLNGRALIENGKWCGDGVLAGQWLARG, from the coding sequence ATGGAATATGAATTGATCGTGCGCGGCGGCACTGTCGTCGACGGCTCCGGGGCGCCGCGCTTTCAGGCCGACATCGGGATCAACGCAGGCCGAATTGCCGAAGTGATCGCCGATAAAGAATCCAAACGGGTCAACGCTCTGCGGGAAATCGACGCGCGCGGCCTCGTCGTCGCGCCAGGGTTCATAGACCTGCACTCCCACTCGGACTGGGTCGCGCCGATTCCGGAACACGCCGCGATTCTCAAGCCTTTCCTGATGCAGGGCGTCACCACCTTCGTCGGCGGGAACTGCGGGTTTTCGGTTGCACCGGTTCGTTCGCAGGCGCGCCACATGCTCGATGAATCGGGTCAGATGCTGTCAGAGGGCAAGTTCGCGTGGAACTGGCAGGAGCTCTCCGAGTTCGGCACGCACCTGAAGCGCCAGGGCATGGCACTCAACATGGCACAGCTCGCGGGCCACGGAAGCATTCGTCTGTGCGTGATGGGCGCGGACGCGGGCGAGCCGTCACCTGAGCAACTTCGCGAGATGCAGGCAATGCTCGAGCGCGCGATGGCCGATGGCGCCGTCGGCCTGTCGACCGGGCTCGGTTACTTTCCCGGCATGATCGCGAAGCCCAAGGAGCTGGCCGCCATGGCTCGGGTTGTCGGCGCCGCGGGCGGGGTGCTGACCTCGCATCTGCGCGCGTACTCGACCCGCTCGCTCTTCTTTGAGAGCGAAGTTCCGCACAATCTGCTCGCCGTGCGCGAGATGGTTGAGGTCGCGCGGGAGGCGCGCGTGCCACTGCAGATTTCGCACCTGATCTTCGTGGGCCGGCGCACCTGGCCCACAGCGACGGACACGCTGGCGGACATCGAACGTGCTGCGAGTGACGGTGTCGACGTCGCTTTCGACACCTTCCCTTACACCTGCGGCAACACGACCATTCGGGTGATTTTCCCCGCGTGGTCGCAACCTCGCCTCGAGGAATTGCTGGACCGCACCGACGGCTGGACGCAGTTGCGCAACGGATTTCAGCCGCTGCGCGCGTTCATCGCGGAAGGCGTGCAGCTGATGTGGGCGGTCAAGCCCGAGTTGGCTCACCTGGAAGGAAAATTCTTCGGCGAAATAGCCGATGTACTGAAGCTCGACCCGGTCGAGGCGTATCTGACGATTGCGCGAGAGAGCGGAACTCGCGCTCGCGTGCTCAATCATTTGTACAGCGGCGATGACCAGGGCAACGAGGAAGCATTGCGCGCGGCGATGAGCCATCGCCTAAACGCTTTCGAGATGGACACCATCCTGACTTCGCGCGGGCATCATAATCCCGCGAGCTTCGGCACCTATCCACGAATCCTGGGCTACTACGTCCGCGAGCTGGGCCTTTTGAGTTTGGAAGATGCCATCTACAAGATGACCGGAATGGCAGCCCAGCGAATGCATCTGAAGGAACGGGGATTGGTGCGTAAGGGTTTCGCTGCGGATCTCTGTATCTTCAATCCTGCAACCATCGGCTGCGCGGCCGACTCCCGGGTACCCGACCAGCACCCGTTGGGAATCCATTACGTGCTGCTCAACGGACGTGCCCTGATTGAAAACGGGAAGTGGTGCGGAGATGGGGTTCTTGCGGGCCAGTGGCTCGCTCGCGGGTAG
- a CDS encoding DUF1501 domain-containing protein — MNPIDENLLGIRSDGVSGARTYQSRVTRREFMRGAAILSAAGIVLLSPHAWAAGASADRKGRLVVVFLRGAVDGLNVVVPHAEPAYYDARPTIAIGRLNAEGGVRDLDGFFGLHPALAPMMPRWNERTLAFVHACGSTDPTRSHFDAQDYMESGTPGIKSTHDGWLNRVLAQLPGGHAPTEALSLGPTLPRILSGKLPVANLPLGRAAARPLPLDRPMVETAFDRLYGGADALSVAYREGRASRAKLMTDLQRDMAEADAGAPSPQGFADDTGRLARLIRRDPSIRLAFLALGGWDTHVSQGAAQGQLAAHLAQLAAGLSGFATALGPEYQDTVVLVISEFGRTVKENGNGGTDHGHGNVMWVMGGPVRGGKVYGRWPGLATSALYQERDLAVATDFRQPIGAVLQSHLALSDAQVAEVFPGKPAARSWPEAIIRN; from the coding sequence ATGAACCCGATCGATGAAAATCTCCTGGGTATCCGCTCGGATGGCGTTTCTGGCGCCCGCACTTACCAGAGCAGGGTCACGCGCCGGGAATTTATGCGTGGCGCGGCGATCCTATCGGCGGCCGGCATCGTGCTGTTGAGCCCGCATGCGTGGGCAGCAGGCGCGAGCGCCGATCGCAAAGGCCGGCTGGTCGTGGTCTTTCTTCGTGGCGCGGTCGATGGACTCAACGTGGTGGTGCCTCACGCCGAGCCCGCCTACTACGATGCGCGTCCGACCATCGCAATCGGAAGACTCAACGCCGAGGGCGGAGTACGCGACCTCGATGGGTTTTTCGGATTGCATCCGGCGCTCGCCCCGATGATGCCGCGGTGGAACGAACGGACTCTCGCTTTCGTGCACGCGTGCGGCTCGACCGATCCAACGCGTTCGCATTTCGATGCGCAGGACTACATGGAGAGTGGCACCCCAGGCATCAAGAGCACGCACGACGGATGGCTGAATCGGGTACTCGCGCAGCTTCCCGGAGGACACGCTCCCACCGAGGCCCTCAGTCTTGGACCGACTCTGCCGCGTATCCTGAGCGGCAAACTGCCGGTCGCCAACCTGCCGCTCGGACGCGCCGCCGCGCGTCCCTTGCCGCTGGACCGACCAATGGTCGAGACGGCATTTGACCGATTGTACGGCGGCGCGGACGCACTGAGCGTCGCCTACCGGGAAGGCCGCGCATCGCGCGCGAAGCTGATGACGGATTTGCAGCGCGATATGGCCGAGGCAGATGCTGGAGCCCCTTCGCCGCAGGGATTCGCTGACGACACCGGCAGGCTGGCTCGTCTCATCCGCCGCGATCCTTCGATCCGGCTCGCCTTTCTGGCACTTGGCGGATGGGACACACACGTCAGCCAGGGAGCTGCACAGGGGCAGCTCGCCGCACACCTCGCGCAGCTCGCCGCCGGCTTGTCCGGCTTTGCAACGGCGCTCGGCCCAGAGTATCAGGACACGGTGGTGCTAGTGATTTCGGAGTTCGGCCGCACAGTGAAGGAAAACGGTAACGGCGGAACTGATCACGGACATGGCAACGTGATGTGGGTAATGGGCGGTCCAGTGCGGGGCGGCAAGGTATATGGCAGATGGCCCGGCCTGGCAACGTCCGCTCTTTACCAGGAGCGTGACCTCGCGGTTGCCACTGATTTTCGCCAACCGATTGGGGCCGTTCTCCAGTCGCATCTTGCGCTCTCCGATGCGCAGGTCGCCGAGGTCTTTCCGGGGAAGCCGGCAGCGAGGAGCTGGCCGGAGGCGATCATCAGAAACTGA